In a single window of the Arthrobacter sp. StoSoilA2 genome:
- a CDS encoding FadR/GntR family transcriptional regulator produces MAVTDEAIGKIKDMLIRGELKAGDRLPPEKELSERLGLSRSSLREAVKALELIRVLDVRRGDGTYVTSLDAKLLNEAVAFVVDLHQDRSILELFEVRRILEPATAHLAAGKIGPAELMALRATMDGIDENTDVEELVAHDLEFHRIITEAAGNDYLGSLLEALSSSTVRARIWRGLTQEKAVAHTLAEHRAIADALERGDAELVRALVTVHISGVENWLRQAL; encoded by the coding sequence ATGGCTGTCACAGATGAGGCGATTGGCAAGATCAAGGACATGCTGATCCGCGGGGAACTCAAGGCCGGGGATCGGCTTCCGCCCGAGAAGGAACTGAGCGAGCGGCTCGGCCTTTCGCGCAGTTCACTGCGTGAGGCGGTTAAGGCACTGGAGCTGATCCGCGTGCTCGACGTCCGCCGCGGCGACGGAACCTACGTCACCAGCCTCGATGCCAAGCTGCTCAACGAAGCCGTGGCATTTGTGGTTGACCTGCATCAGGACCGCTCCATTTTGGAACTCTTTGAGGTCCGACGAATCCTTGAACCGGCCACCGCCCACCTCGCTGCAGGCAAGATCGGACCGGCAGAGCTCATGGCGCTCCGGGCCACCATGGACGGCATCGACGAAAACACGGACGTCGAAGAACTCGTAGCCCACGATCTCGAATTCCACCGAATCATCACCGAAGCCGCCGGAAACGACTACCTTGGCAGCCTCTTGGAAGCCCTGTCCAGCAGTACGGTCCGAGCCCGGATCTGGCGTGGCCTGACGCAGGAAAAAGCCGTGGCCCATACGCTGGCAGAACACCGCGCTATCGCCGACGCCCTGGAACGCGGCGATGCCGAACTGGTCCGGGCCCTCGTGACTGTCCACATCAGCGGCGTGGAGAACTGGCTGCGGCAGGCGCTCTAG
- a CDS encoding amidohydrolase family protein: MIDAHLHLWNLDTFVTGGARPYSWLGPQHGGLFRSFGEDEAEEVLAAAGVRGAVLVQADDSVADTESMLGVASRNPWVLGVVGWIQLDSPAEAASQLDRFATHSVFRGVRHLVHDDPRDDFLDLPPVRESLALLAARGLAFDVPDAFPRHLGGTVRLARELPELTVVLDHLGKPPLADATAMDLWRADFRELGRLPNTVAKLSGLHLPGVEYSADSLRPLFDEALEAFGPDRLMIGSDWPVSTLGAPYGRTLDVLLELVSSLSVPEQDAVLEATAIRAYGLPVTPLPQD; encoded by the coding sequence GTGATTGACGCGCATCTGCATCTCTGGAATCTCGATACCTTCGTAACGGGAGGTGCCCGGCCCTACTCATGGCTCGGCCCGCAGCACGGTGGGCTGTTCCGCAGCTTCGGCGAGGATGAGGCCGAAGAGGTCCTGGCCGCAGCGGGGGTCAGGGGAGCGGTCCTGGTCCAGGCCGACGACTCAGTTGCTGACACCGAGAGCATGCTGGGGGTGGCGTCGCGCAATCCGTGGGTACTCGGCGTCGTGGGGTGGATCCAACTGGACTCTCCCGCGGAAGCCGCGTCCCAACTGGACCGCTTCGCCACTCATTCCGTCTTCAGGGGCGTGCGGCATTTGGTGCACGATGATCCCCGGGATGACTTCCTTGACCTGCCCCCGGTACGCGAATCCCTGGCTTTGCTTGCCGCACGCGGCCTGGCCTTCGACGTCCCCGATGCCTTCCCACGCCACCTGGGAGGCACTGTACGGCTTGCCCGCGAACTTCCTGAGCTGACCGTGGTCCTGGATCATCTCGGCAAGCCACCCCTTGCGGACGCAACTGCGATGGACCTTTGGCGCGCTGATTTTCGAGAACTAGGGCGTCTGCCCAACACCGTGGCCAAGTTGTCCGGCTTGCACTTGCCCGGCGTGGAGTATTCCGCAGATTCGTTGCGGCCCTTGTTCGACGAAGCGCTGGAAGCCTTCGGTCCCGATCGCTTGATGATCGGCAGCGACTGGCCGGTCAGCACACTGGGTGCGCCTTACGGCAGGACCTTGGATGTGTTGTTGGAACTCGTCTCTTCACTGAGCGTCCCTGAACAGGATGCCGTGCTCGAGGCGACAGCAATCCGTGCCTACGGGCTGCCGGTCACGCCGCTTCCACAGGACTAA
- a CDS encoding aldo/keto reductase, giving the protein MNSEPLTLGRLGFGGAGIGNLYKAIPDGEALATVLAAWDSGVRYFDTAPHYGLGLSEQRLGAVLRDKPREEFVISTKVGRLLEANPHAGSATDGSATAGPAAAGSAKDDEGFDVPATSRRVWDFTEAGIRRSIEDSLERLGLDHVDIAYLHDPDVHDLQKGISHALPALEKLRAEGLVKAIGVGTNSAEAALECVEAADLDLIMLAGRYTLLEQPSAPLLERCVEHRTGVVDVGVYNSGLLARPEVPDDAHYNYDRAPRAVVERARALAAVCRDFGVELPTAALQFPLRHPAVVNVTVGASRPEQVTSNASRMQESVPEELWDALEALRRD; this is encoded by the coding sequence ATGAACTCTGAACCACTGACTCTCGGCAGGCTCGGATTCGGTGGGGCCGGCATCGGAAACCTGTACAAAGCCATCCCGGATGGGGAAGCATTGGCCACTGTCCTGGCGGCCTGGGATTCAGGGGTCCGCTATTTCGACACCGCACCCCACTACGGCCTGGGCTTGTCCGAGCAGAGATTGGGCGCCGTCCTCCGGGACAAACCCCGGGAAGAATTCGTCATCTCCACGAAAGTGGGGCGCTTGCTGGAAGCCAACCCCCATGCCGGCTCGGCAACGGACGGCTCGGCAACGGCTGGCCCGGCAGCGGCCGGCTCGGCAAAGGACGACGAGGGCTTCGACGTCCCCGCTACCAGCAGGCGCGTATGGGATTTCACCGAAGCCGGCATCCGGCGCAGCATCGAGGACTCCCTGGAACGCCTGGGCCTGGACCATGTGGATATCGCATACCTCCACGATCCCGATGTCCACGATCTCCAGAAGGGCATCTCCCACGCCCTTCCAGCGCTGGAGAAACTGCGCGCCGAGGGCTTGGTCAAAGCCATCGGCGTCGGCACCAACTCCGCGGAAGCAGCCTTGGAATGTGTCGAGGCCGCGGACCTGGACCTCATCATGCTCGCAGGACGCTACACGTTGCTTGAGCAGCCCAGCGCCCCGCTGCTCGAGCGCTGCGTGGAGCACCGCACCGGCGTCGTGGATGTTGGCGTCTACAACTCCGGGCTGCTGGCCCGTCCAGAAGTCCCCGACGACGCGCATTACAACTACGACCGCGCACCGCGTGCAGTGGTTGAGCGTGCGCGTGCGCTCGCGGCAGTCTGCCGCGACTTCGGGGTGGAACTCCCGACGGCGGCACTCCAGTTCCCCCTGCGGCATCCGGCCGTGGTGAATGTGACAGTCGGGGCCAGCAGACCTGAACAGGTCACTTCGAACGCCAGCCGTATGCAGGAATCGGTGCCCGAAGAATTGTGGGACGCGTTGGAGGCCCTGCGGCGTGATTGA
- a CDS encoding L-rhamnose mutarotase encodes MTESIALHTRLKPGTEEAYADAHANIPPELVEALKGAGVRNWRIWRSGLDLFHVVDVEDYQAMRHALADHPANVPWQARMAELLEVQDDYSGNDSGIQKVWELP; translated from the coding sequence ATGACTGAAAGCATCGCCCTCCACACCCGGCTCAAACCCGGAACCGAAGAGGCATACGCAGACGCCCACGCGAACATCCCGCCCGAACTCGTTGAAGCCCTCAAAGGAGCCGGCGTACGGAATTGGCGGATCTGGCGCAGCGGGCTGGACCTTTTCCACGTGGTGGACGTCGAGGACTACCAAGCCATGCGCCATGCGCTCGCGGATCATCCGGCGAACGTTCCCTGGCAGGCCCGGATGGCAGAACTTCTTGAGGTTCAGGACGATTACTCCGGAAACGATTCGGGTATCCAGAAAGTATGGGAACTGCCATGA